In one window of Henckelia pumila isolate YLH828 chromosome 1, ASM3356847v2, whole genome shotgun sequence DNA:
- the LOC140878297 gene encoding uncharacterized protein isoform X3, which produces MDFLSMKRRELQVLCKKNKIPANLSNLEMASKLTELFQEKEKEKEKPSSRGRVKGKDDNKSGTEPNVVLHKEAKKVRFSPEHELIEFARSRGTKRRSKKTSALGDNSLSVENVDEAGRKNGKVDCSVRVTQLRDKLSVNDVLNGSKRGRNKVNSDNDRDEEVADSVGIERISEEILDGPGRVTRSRGKKLVESLVREKSRGEDNRIAVGTRRLLRNRGVVDEGKLDGDSSVMVKNNENMREQILEEVVTAEENLVVARHNLSRRSNKKPKIVDYSEVCKHDIDKHENDSSMCLRNTKKTLAVEGLEAEVENNGAKVDVHGKIEADCPVDEPMKMELRRSSRRKLEISLHDEAGKHNFTVVNDKYPSKTSILHSETSGVSENDDKVIQPAGVRTRSRDTNSSQKAVSTNGKSLTDAMAYNSKTAQQLTEPALHEKAKISSKNSLKNKSLEVIDELGEDVVTQQKNQARKRTRGHILRESFVKPTNDTRPLTRSKRNTMGNEKTVSAGVVGNFGDQIKLSNSLKEPNSLEDSAPKGLLAIEESLCGEAQLSMPDAAEVSNDTSTKNLTCNKRLASIRKHHREYNETSAAVGAGMKSINVSESIYMAEDPAPKISDLQTDFSQSEMGISASKLMDAEAVPLSPRVSEQDNETSAAVGAAMRVINVSESIYMAEDPASEISDLQTGFSQSEIEMSASKLMDAEAVPLSPRVSEHDIVGKTMSGDNNSKIVSQVFGQSETFGSEIIAADLEVIVEAKVDDKVPSNFLVLDHSQMKDISAEGNLEFKPINETTLQNDCHIEGQNHMEASNNMDMGQKMGEAGGFQPCGEGQINFTDSASALEMKESSSGIPRICYDSYESDPMTEKANFLVTNDTHSESFETGESRNIKDLKLTSDEKMEFGISIPFDGERNARTNSQDSEMCSEYFINFTDSTSVLEMKVPSTGKLRISHESDNMTEGANFLVTNDSHSNSDEAAEFGKKDLKITNDENMEFGVPIPFDGERSARTNSQDSEMCSEYFINFTDSTSALEMKAPSSGKLRITHQSDNMTEGANFLVTNDSRSESDEAGESGSVKDLKMTNDENMEFGVSIPFDGERSARIYSQDSEMCSEYFINFADSTSALEMNEPSSGKLRISHESDNMTEGTNFLVTNDTHSESDEAGESRNIKDLKLTSDETMELGVSIPFDGERSARTNSQDSEMCSEYFIKDSDEDGVPHVPPVEVPASMPANLIGNERGRSPEVCQVGEVYGTSDRNRAHLELAKTNEERCLKDHVNMADEGGLSASAQCDCQRGARIMPQDRVSYVECSIEENVGQGTFHDSQDASSTATPSKHTDSKFIRRISSLQEANWSRSATSKSEGSHATVFAKCQILEEEAVVSNFIEEEEANRSGNEVNGDQNSLTDQINKGEYKTFNQAFENFNEGKYDPEQLKSPLAEPITTPNFSVCQEALSSVHETAGHTMPVYKNDSKGEVSNQLVDENADGAECRNEKNDIADAQTLDVPMSTGGATNQVNFENQEIDLNNLLGSPVDKVTPSGPKEALTHGTDITNMTMSFTKSTTYLGWGNFSEMSQEMEELREWEDDLPTDKSLTCPTTSKWEYDTGSYVGKERADFSFVESFGTTKDNEVTETNYDEKVEVAGNELENYLGLGNLILANGKDVTNPEINDVEVENICTDAVVSKTEEPWTENIGESNSLTKENLIDIENEEVNEDVGCEVAKTYSSTILFEAKHDGNEEQTENTSECMKESNYISEKNEADIRDERVNEVEMENNFSSTVLSEATLDYKKKHWIDNTGECMKKSDSVTEEIEEDIRNEEVTEIESSKVENIFSNAVFSEVKYDAYEEQCTENTGGRIRESNSATEKHREENTLSLGQSLFDVEATENDRKSSEENIISPNLKNLHAGEGSAEVLLDFNMLDNHSNGDTDYVKYEGEIIRSSGDVPGITDKDIKQDSSPPCILLKASHENDKVIEKEDLEMASSKNQFDGYTLDINTLSTNDEIQKTCEENALHHYSVHNMVTTAEHVSTFWCDKSDMPQSSATHLFIEKSECGNSGKTNTQTSNFNTKDNHEVDDGEVPQQFFTSEFHAEEDLKTDIRAVSDSSVYECSNEILEESHLANTIKECLESEYSVAVLSDSGANLHNDLDEPQRFTDVSVSYFGDNIDKPLIGKESEEPEESTLCLKPGEDTVMTETLGGRIELNIKDDCSAAKKNARTILIHGTPNKLFRADNMKENAPNTKRSQIGDHTTVRPTKRRALQDVRWK; this is translated from the exons ATGGATTTTTTAAGTATGAAGCGCAGAGAACTGCAGGTTCTCTGCAAGAAGAATAAGATTCCAGCCAATTTATCAAATCTGGAGATGGCAAGCAAGCTCACTGAACTTTTCCAG gaaaaggaaaaggaaaaggaaaagccTTCTTCACGAGGGAGGGTAAAGGGGAAAGATGACAATAAGAGTGGAACTGAACCTAACGTGGTCTTGCATAAGGAGGCTAAGAAAGTTAGGTTTAGTCCGGAACATGAATTGATAGAGTTCGCTAGATCTAGAGGAACAAAGAGAAGAAGCAAAAAGACTTCTGCTTTAGGTGATAACAGTTTATCTGTAGAAAATGTGGATGAAGCTGGTCGGAAGAATGGGAAGGTAGACTGCTCTGTCCGGGTAACTCAGCTAAGGGATAAATTATCTgtaaatgatgttttaaatggaAGCAAGAGAGGTAGAAACAAGGTTAACAGCGACAATGATAGAGATGAAGAAGTTGCTGACAGCGTGGGCATTGAGAGGATATCCGAGGAAATTTTAGATGGTCCTGGGAGGGTGACAAGGTCTAGAGGGAAGAAATTGGTGGAAAGTTTGGTGAGGGAGAAGAGTAGAGGCGAAGATAACAGAATTGCAGTGGGAACAAGAAGGTTGCTTAGGAACAGAGGGGTTGTCGATGAAGGGAAATTGGATGGAGATTCAAGTGTGATGGTGAAGAATAATGAGAACATGCGGGAACAGATTTTAGAGGAAGTGGTAACAGCAGAAGAAAATCTGGTTGTTGCACGTCATAATCTATCGAGGCGATCTAATAAGAAGCCTAAGATTGTTGATTATTCTGAAGTTTGTAAGCATGATATAGATAAACATGAGAATGATTCTAGTATGTGTTTGAGAAACACAAAGAAGACATTGGCAGTTGAAGGTTTGGAAGCTGAAGTGGAAAATAATGGAGCTAAAGTTGATGTCCATGGAAAAATTGAAGCAGATTGTCCAGTTGATGAACCTATGAAAATGGAATTGAGAAGAAGTAGCAGGAGAAAGTTGGAGATATCATTGCATGATGAGGCGGGAAAGCATAATTTTACAGTTGTAAATGATAAGTATCCATCTAAGACTTCAATATTGCACTCGGAAACTAGTGGAGTTTCTGAGAATGATGATAAGGTTATCCAGCCTGCTGGGGTAAGGACAAGGTCAAGAGACACAAATTCGAGTCAGAAAGCAGTTTCTACCAATGGAAAATCGCTTACTGATGCAATGGCATATAATTCAAAGACAGCACAGCAATTAACAGAACCAGCATTGCATGAGAAAGCGAAAATATCAAGTAAGAATTCTTTAAAGAATAAATCTCTAGAAGTAATTGATGAATTGGGTGAGGATGTTGTAACACAACAAAAGAATCAAGCAAGAAAGCGAACAAGGGGCCATATTTTAAGGGAAAGTTTTGTAAAGCCCACCAACGATACACGACCTCTAACACGGTCAAAAAGGAATACTATGGGAAATGAGAAAACTGTGTCTGCAGGTGTAGTAGGCAACTTTGGTGATCAAATTAAGCTATCAAATAGCTTGAAGGAACCAAATTCATTGGAAGATTCAGCACCCAAGGGTTTGCTCGCAATTGAAGAATCATTATGTGGGGAAGCTCAACTGTCCATGCCAGATGCTGCAGAAGTCTCCAATGATACAAGTACAAAAAATTTGACTTGTAACAAGAGGCTCGCATCTATCAGAAAGCATCACAGAGAGTACAACGAAACCTCTGCTGCAGTTGGTGCTGGTATGAAATCAATCAATGTTAGTGAATCCATCTACATGGCAGAAGATCCAGCACCTAAaatttcagatttgcaaacagATTTTTCACAAAGTGAAATGGGTATTTCTGCCAGCAAGTTGATGGACGCAGAAGCAGTTCCCTTATCACCAAGAGTTTCCGAACAAGACAACGAAACCTCTGCTGCAGTTGGTGCTGCTATGAGAGTGATCAATGTTAGTGAATCCATCTACATGGCAGAAGATCCAGCATCCGAGATTTCAGATTTGCAGACAGGTTTTTCACAAAGTGAAATTGAAATGTCTGCCAGCAAGTTGATGGATGCAGAAGCGGTTCCCTTATCACCGAGAGTTTCCGAACACGACATTGTTGGAAAAACCATGTCAGGTGATAATAACAGCAAGATTGTGTCTCAGGTTTTTGGCCAATCAGAGACTTTTGGCAGTGAGATAATCGCAG CTGATCTGGAAGTGATTGTGGAGGCTAAAGTGGACGATAAAGTACCATCGAATTTCCTTGTTCTTGATCACAGTCAAATGAAAGATATTTCTGCTGAAGGGAATTTGGAATTTAAACCCATCAACGAGACAACTTTGCAGAATGATTGCCATATCGAAGGTCAGAATCACATGGAAGCATCCAATAACATGGATATGGGTCAAAAAATGGGAGAAGCTGGTGGTTTTCAGCCTTGTGGTG AAGGACAGATTAATTTTACAGACTCAGCGAGTGCATTGGAAATGAAGGAGTCTTCGTCAGGCATTCCAAGAATCTGTTATGACAGTTATGAGTCTGATCCTATGACTGAAAAAGCCAACTTTCTTGTTACTAATGACACACattctgaatcatttgaaactGGTGAATCTAGGAACATAAAGGATCTGAAGCTCACAAGTGACGAAAAAATGGAATTTGGAATATCTATTCCATTTGATGGTGAAAGAAATGCCAGAACCAATTCACAGGATAGTGAAATGTGTTCTGAATATTTCATTAATTTTACGGACTCAACGAGTGTGTTGGAAATGAAGGTGCCTTCAACAGGCAAGCTAAGAATCAGTCACGAGTCTGATAATATGACTGAAGGAGCCAACTTTCTCGTTACTAATGATTCACATTCTAATTCAGATGAAGCTGCTGAATTTGGGAAAAAGGATCTCAAGATCACAAATGATGAAAATATGGAATTTGGAGTACCTATTCCATTTGATGGTGAAAGAAGTGCCCGGACCAATTCGCAGGATAGTGAAATGTGTTCAGAATATTTCATTAATTTTACAGACTCAACGAGTGCATTGGAAATGAAGGCGCCTTCATCAGGCAAGCTAAGAATCACTCACCAGTCTGATAACATGACTGAAGGAGCCAACTTTCTTGTTACTAATGATTCACGTTCGGAATCAGATGAAGCTGGTGAATCTGGGAGCGTAAAGGATCTCAAGATGACAAATGATGAAAATATGGAATTTGGAGTATCTATTCCATTTGATGGTGAAAGAAGTGCCAGGATCTATTCACAGGATAGTGAAATGTGTTCTGAATATTTCATTAATTTTGCAGACTCCACGAGTGCACTGGAAATGAACGAGCCCTCGTCAGGCAAGCTAAGAATCAGTCATGAGTCTGATAATATGACCGAAGGAACCAACTTTCTTGTTACTAATGATACACATTCTGAATCAGATGAAGCTGGTGAATCAAGGAACATAAAGGATCTCAAGCTCACAAGTGATGAAACTATGGAACTTGGAGTATCTATTCCATTTGATGGTGAAAGAAGTGCTAGGACCAATTCACAGGATAGTGAAATGTGTTCTGAATATTTCATTAAGGATTCTGATGAGGATGGAGTACCTCATGTTCCCCCAGTTGAGGTCCCTGCCAGCATGCCAGCAAACCTTATTGGAAATGAGCGAGGTAGAAGTCCTGAGGTTTGTCAAGTAGGTGAGGTATACGGAACCAGTGATCGTAATCGTGCACATTTGGAGTTAGCTAAAACTAATGAGGAAAGATGCTTAAAGGATCACGTGAATATGGCAGATGAAGGCGGATTAAGTGCATCTGCACAGTGTGATTGTCAAAGAGGTGCTCGTATCATGCCACAAGATCGAGTAAGTTATGTTGAATGTTCTATCGAGGAAAATGTTGGGCAAGGAACATTTCACGACTCCCAAGATGCATCATCTACAGCCACGCCATCAAAACATACAGATAGTAAATTTATTAGAAGAATTTCAAGTCTACAGGAAGCAAATTGGTCAAGATCAGCAACGTCTAAATCTGAAG GTTCACATGCCACAGTTTTTGCTAAGTGTCAAATTCTTGAAGAAGAAGCTGTTGTTTCTAACTTTATTGAAGAGGAAGAAGCTAATAGATCTGGAAATGAAGTAAATGGAGATCAAAACTCCTTGACTGATCAAATTAACAAGGGAGAATATAAAACATTCAATCAAGCCTTTGAAAACTTCAATGAAGGCAAATACGATCCTG AGCAACTAAAAAGTCCTCTGGCAGAACCTATCACAACCCCAAACTTCAGTGTATGCCAGGAAGCTTTGAGCAGTGTACATGAAACAGCTGGACATACAATGCCTGTATACAAGAATGATAGCAAGGGTGAAGTTTCAAATCAGCTAGTTGACGAGAATG CTGATGGTGCTGAGTgcagaaatgaaaaaaatgataTTGCTGATGCACAAACTTTAGATGTACCAATGTCTACAGGAGGAGCTACCAACCAAGTGAATTTTGAAAACCAGG AAATTGATCTCAACAATCTCTTGGGATCACCAGTGGATAAGGTTACTCCAAGCGGACCAAAGGAAGCTTTGACTCATGGAACTGACATAACAAATATGACAATGTCTTTTACTAAATCCACTACCTACTTGGGATGGGGAAACTTCAGTGAAATGAGCCAAGAGATGGAGGAGTTAAGAGAATGGGAAGATGATCTACCCACAGATAAAAGTTTGACTTGTCCAACTACCAGTAAATGGGAATATGATACTGGCTCGTATGTAGGCAAAG AAAGAGCTGATTTTTCGTTTGTGGAAAGCTTTGGCACAACGAAGGACAATGAGGTGACTGAAACCAACTACGATGAAAAAGTGGAAGTTGCTGGAAATGAACTTGAGAACTACTTGGGACTTGGAAATTTAATCTTAGCAAATGGAAAAGATGTCACGAATCCGGAGATAAATGATGTTGAAGTGGAAAATATCTGCACTGATGCTGTTGTTTCCAAGACTGAAGAGCCGTGGACTGAGAATATAGGTGAATCTAACTCTCTAACAAAAGAAAACCTTATAGATATCGAGAATGAAGAGGTAAACGAGGATGTGGGCTGTGAGGTTGCAAAAACATACTCCAGTACGATCCTTTTTGAGGCTAAACATGATGGCAATGAAGAGCAGACTGAAAATACGAGTGAGTGCATGAAAGAATCTAACTATATATCTGAAAAAAATGAAGCAGATATCAGGGATGAAAGAGTAAATGAGGTTGAGATGGAAAATAATTTCTCCAGTACAGTTCTTTCTGAAGCTACATTGGATTACAAAAAAAAGCACTGGATTGATAACACAGGTGAGTGCATGAAAAAATCTGATTCTGTAACTGAAGAAATCGAGGAAGATATCAGGAATGAAGAGGTAACTGAGATTGAGAGTTCTAAAGTGGAAAACATCTTCTCCAATGCAGTTTTTTCTGAGGTTAAATATGATGCTTATGAAGAGCAGTGTACAGAAAACACGGGTGGGCGCATAAGAGAATCTAATTCTGCAACTGAAAAACACAGGGAAGAAAATACGTTATCTTTGGGACAATCCCTTTTTGATGTGGAAGCAACAGAAAATGACAGAAAATCAAGTGAGGAAAATATTATTAGCCCGAACTTGAAGAATTTACATGCAGGCGAAGGAAGTGCTGAAGTGTTATTGGATTTCAATATGTTAGACAACCACAGTAATGGGGATACAGATTATGTCAAATATGAAGGGGAAATAATACGAAGCAGTGGAGATGTACCTGGCATAACTGACAAGGATATTAAACAAG ATTCTTCTCCTCCCTGTATTTTGTTGAAGGCCTCCCATGAAAATGACAAAGTTATAGAAAAAGAAGATCTTGAAATGGCCTCATCGAAAAACCAGTTTGATGGTTACACTCTCGATATTAATACACTTTCAACCAATGATGAGATTCAGAAGACATGCGAGGAGAATGCCTTGCACCACTATAGTGTACATAACATGGTTACCACTGCAG AACATGTATCCACTTTCTGGTGTGACAAATCTGATATGCCTCAGAGCTCAGCAACACATCTGTTTATTGAAAAGAGTGAATGCGGTAATAGTGGAAAAACCAACACGCAAACCTCAAATTTCAATACGAAAGACAATCATGAGGTTGATGATGGAGAGGTTCCACAGCAATTTTTCACGTCTGAATTTCATGCGGAAGAAGACCTCAAAACTGATATCCGAGCCGTCTCAGATTCATCTGTCTATGAGTGTAGTAATGAGATATTGGAAGAAAGTCATCTGGCCAATACCATAAAAGAGTGCCTTGAATCTGAATATTCTGTAGCAGTTCTCAGTGACTCTGGTGCCAACCTTCATAATGATTTAGATGAGCCTCAAAGGTTTACTGATGTTAGTGTTTCTTACTTTGGTGATAACATTGATAAACCATTGATCGGTaaagaaagtgaagaaccagAGGAATCAACACTATGTCTGAAACCTGGCGAAG ACACGGTTATGACTGAAACTTTGGGAGGACGGATAGAGCTCAATATCAAAGATGACTGCTCTGCTGCAAAGAAGAATGCTAGGACCATTTTGATACATGGAACGCCTAATAAGCTTTTCCGGGCAGACAACATGAAGGAGAATGCACCTAATACTAAAAGATCACAGATTGGTGATCATACAACAGTTCGACCAACGAAAAGACGGGCCTTGCAGGATGTTAGATGGAAATAG